GTTAGAGTATCGCAGCTCATGAAGCATCATAAATCACAACGTAAATTTGGCCGAGTACGGAAAGTCCGTGTTGCTCTTTTGCGTAGCCTCGTACGAAGTTTGGTACTACACGAACGTATCGAAACAACTATTGCAAAGGCTCGTGAATTACGACCACAGGTTGAGAAGCTTATTACCGTGGCACAGAAAGATACACTTGCGTCACGTCGTTTAATAGCAGCACGTCTTGGAAACGATACGGAAGTATCAAAGAAACTGCACGAGGTATTGGCACCACGTTACAAGGAGCGTCCGGGAGGATACACACGTATTAGCAAACTGGGAACATTTGAAGACGCAAAGCGAGACAAGGCAATCATAGAATTTGTATAATATGACTGACAATATGACCAAAAAGCGAGAACATACTATCGATGCAAAAGGAAAGCGACTTGGTCGCCTTGCTTCATCAGTGGCGCATATTCTCCTCGGGAAAGATTCTACGGATTTTGCAAAAAACATTATTGCACCAGTTACAGTAACAGTAGAGAATGTTGATGCACTTGAAATCACCGAAAAAAAGCGAGAAACAAAGATATATGATCGCTACTCTGGATACCACGGTGGTCGCACAGAAGAGACTCTTGAAGAATTGATCGCAAAGAAGGGTGTTGCAGAAGCTTTAAAGAAAGCGGTATACAACATGCTTCCCGGCAATCGTCTTCGTAAGGAGCGAATGAAAAATTTGATAATTAAGTAATATGGCTAAAGACGAAAAATACATTGAAGCAGTAGGGCGACGAAAAACGGCAACAGCTCGTATTCGTTTATTCCCTGCAGCTAAAACAACGTACGTTGTGAACGACAAGAAAGCTGATGAATACTTCCCAACAGCTCACCTGCAAAAGATTATAAAAGATGCATTTGTTGTAGCTGAAGGAGTTGCCTTTAAGGTAAGTGCTAAGGTGATGGGAGGTGGTGTCCCAGCTCAAGCTGAAGCAATCCGTCTTGGTATTGCACGAGCACTTGTGAAAGACGACCAGATGCGACGAAAAGAGCTCAAAGCAGCTGGATACCTAAAACGAGATCCTCGTATGAAGGAACGAAAGAAGTTTGGACTTCGTGGAGCACGGCGTGCTCCGCAGTGGTCAAAA
This genomic stretch from Candidatus Kaiserbacteria bacterium harbors:
- the rplQ gene encoding 50S ribosomal protein L17 — encoded protein: MKHHKSQRKFGRVRKVRVALLRSLVRSLVLHERIETTIAKARELRPQVEKLITVAQKDTLASRRLIAARLGNDTEVSKKLHEVLAPRYKERPGGYTRISKLGTFEDAKRDKAIIEFV
- the rplM gene encoding 50S ribosomal protein L13, encoding MTDNMTKKREHTIDAKGKRLGRLASSVAHILLGKDSTDFAKNIIAPVTVTVENVDALEITEKKRETKIYDRYSGYHGGRTEETLEELIAKKGVAEALKKAVYNMLPGNRLRKERMKNLIIK
- the rpsI gene encoding 30S ribosomal protein S9, which codes for MAKDEKYIEAVGRRKTATARIRLFPAAKTTYVVNDKKADEYFPTAHLQKIIKDAFVVAEGVAFKVSAKVMGGGVPAQAEAIRLGIARALVKDDQMRRKELKAAGYLKRDPRMKERKKFGLRGARRAPQWSKR